The following proteins are co-located in the Tautonia marina genome:
- the ispG gene encoding flavodoxin-dependent (E)-4-hydroxy-3-methylbut-2-enyl-diphosphate synthase, whose translation MAYSTTVQRHKTREVGIDDHVVGGDNPIWVQSMTTTDTADAAATLEQIKRLEEAGCEIIRVTVPKKGDVQACQAIRDHINIPLIADIHYDYRMALACLEAKTPSGRRAVDKIRINPGNIGGIERFKEVVRKAKDKGVPMRIGVNSGSLEEDLIEKYGFPCPEAMVESALRHIEIAESLGYHQMIISLKASHVPTAVECYSLFAEKSDYPTHLGITEAGSREYGTLKSAAGIGAILLRGIGDTIRVSLLGDPVPEVKAGFDILRATSRRINEPEVVACPTCGRLDIDLERIVAEVEERMKGLKHPLRISILGCLVNGFGEAKEADIGIAAGSGKGIIFKRGVPIRHVKEAEMVEALWEEVMRFEEDTPPLESYLKKQEQKQQKSALTIIG comes from the coding sequence ATGGCCTACTCGACCACGGTCCAGCGGCACAAGACCCGCGAGGTGGGGATCGACGACCACGTTGTCGGCGGCGACAACCCGATCTGGGTGCAGTCGATGACCACGACCGACACGGCCGATGCCGCCGCCACTCTGGAACAGATCAAGCGCCTGGAGGAGGCCGGCTGCGAGATCATCCGCGTGACCGTGCCCAAGAAAGGGGACGTGCAAGCCTGCCAGGCGATCCGAGACCACATCAACATCCCCCTGATCGCCGACATTCACTACGACTACCGGATGGCCCTGGCCTGCCTTGAGGCCAAGACCCCTTCGGGCCGCCGCGCCGTCGATAAGATCCGGATCAACCCCGGCAACATTGGCGGCATCGAGCGCTTCAAGGAGGTCGTCCGCAAGGCCAAGGACAAAGGGGTCCCCATGCGGATCGGGGTCAACAGCGGCAGCCTCGAAGAAGACCTGATCGAGAAGTACGGCTTCCCCTGCCCCGAGGCGATGGTCGAGAGCGCCCTGCGACACATCGAGATTGCCGAGTCGCTCGGCTATCACCAGATGATCATCAGCCTCAAGGCCAGCCACGTCCCCACCGCCGTCGAGTGCTACAGCCTGTTCGCCGAAAAGAGTGATTACCCGACCCACCTGGGGATCACCGAGGCCGGTTCCCGAGAGTACGGCACGCTCAAGAGCGCGGCCGGCATCGGCGCGATCTTGCTCCGGGGGATCGGCGACACGATCCGGGTGAGCCTGCTCGGCGACCCGGTGCCCGAAGTGAAGGCCGGGTTTGACATCCTGCGGGCGACCAGCCGCCGGATCAACGAACCGGAGGTCGTCGCCTGCCCGACCTGCGGGCGGCTCGACATCGACCTGGAACGTATCGTCGCCGAGGTCGAGGAGCGGATGAAAGGGCTGAAGCACCCGCTGCGGATCAGCATCCTCGGCTGCCTGGTCAACGGCTTCGGCGAGGCCAAGGAGGCCGACATCGGCATCGCCGCCGGCAGCGGCAAGGGGATCATCTTCAAGCGAGGCGTGCCGATCCGACACGTCAAGGAAGCCGAGATGGTCGAGGCCCTCTGGGAAGAGGTCATGCGCTTTGAGGAAGACACGCCTCCCCTGGAGTCGTATCTGAAGAAGCAGGAGCAGAAGCAACAGAAGTCGGCCCTGACCATCATCGGTTGA
- the nhaR gene encoding transcriptional activator NhaR, which yields MQPQINYNHLYYFWVVARTGSIAAACDELMLAPPTISTQLKTLETNLGNRLFERQGRGMVLTQTGRLVFRHADEMFRTASDLMETLRGRPPGRPMRLTLGIADAMPKTVAYRLVRPVMTGPESVSLVCHEGKPAQLLAELALHELDAVLTDSPLVPEVRVKAFTHLLGECGVSLLGAPNLAERYRPGFPDSLHRAPLLLPTVTSALRRMLDTWFQTRGLRPEIRGEIADSALIKVFGQSGEGLFFVPSVVEAEVCEQYTVERIGRIDEVRERFFAVTIERTIHHPAVIALCDAARRTFGEGQTPGPESRS from the coding sequence ATGCAGCCCCAGATCAACTACAACCACCTCTATTACTTTTGGGTCGTGGCTCGTACGGGGAGCATCGCCGCGGCCTGCGACGAGTTGATGCTCGCCCCGCCGACGATTAGCACCCAGCTGAAGACTCTGGAGACGAACCTGGGGAACCGCCTTTTCGAGCGCCAGGGACGGGGGATGGTTCTGACCCAGACGGGCCGCCTGGTCTTTCGCCATGCCGATGAGATGTTCCGGACGGCGTCGGACTTGATGGAGACGCTCCGCGGTCGTCCGCCCGGCCGGCCCATGCGGCTCACCCTCGGAATTGCCGATGCGATGCCGAAAACCGTTGCCTATCGCCTTGTCCGCCCGGTCATGACCGGTCCAGAGTCGGTCAGCCTTGTGTGTCATGAGGGCAAGCCTGCGCAGTTACTTGCCGAGCTGGCGCTGCATGAACTGGACGCAGTCCTGACCGATTCCCCCCTGGTGCCCGAGGTCCGGGTCAAGGCGTTTACCCACCTGCTTGGCGAATGCGGGGTGAGCCTGCTCGGCGCCCCGAACCTGGCTGAACGCTACCGCCCGGGATTCCCCGACTCGCTCCATCGCGCGCCGCTCCTCTTGCCGACCGTGACCTCCGCCTTGCGACGGATGCTCGACACCTGGTTCCAGACGCGGGGGCTCCGGCCCGAGATCCGGGGGGAGATCGCCGATAGTGCCCTGATCAAGGTCTTCGGTCAGTCGGGAGAGGGGCTCTTCTTCGTCCCCTCGGTCGTCGAGGCCGAGGTCTGCGAGCAGTACACCGTCGAGCGAATCGGCCGCATCGACGAGGTCCGCGAGCGTTTCTTCGCCGTGACGATCGAGCGGACCATCCACCATCCGGCCGTGATTGCCCTCTGCGACGCGGCGCGCCGGACGTTCGGAGAGGGACAGACGCCCGGCCCGGAATCCCGGTCGTGA
- a CDS encoding TFIIB-type zinc ribbon-containing protein has protein sequence MKCPSCNTRLMPANRGPVAIDFCPKCWGVWLDRGELDTIIRESRSSEHAQGMASRPMLDPGNHLVSSRPH, from the coding sequence ATGAAATGTCCCAGCTGCAACACTCGGTTGATGCCGGCCAATCGCGGCCCGGTGGCCATCGACTTCTGCCCGAAATGCTGGGGAGTCTGGCTCGATCGAGGCGAACTGGACACGATCATCCGGGAGTCTCGATCGTCCGAGCATGCGCAGGGCATGGCGTCTCGGCCGATGCTCGATCCGGGAAATCACCTGGTTTCATCTCGGCCACATTGA
- a CDS encoding TFIIB-type zinc ribbon-containing protein encodes MRCPNCDMLLITDHRVDIEIDTCPSCQGVWLDRGELNAILDRWADLPLPTPEVGQVEAVAPASGPDQAPGARRAEPSFWMTVLNAD; translated from the coding sequence ATGAGGTGCCCGAATTGCGACATGCTGCTGATTACCGACCATCGGGTCGACATCGAAATCGACACCTGCCCGTCGTGCCAGGGGGTCTGGCTCGATCGAGGCGAGTTGAACGCGATTCTCGATCGATGGGCCGATCTTCCTCTACCGACCCCGGAAGTCGGGCAGGTCGAGGCCGTCGCCCCCGCCAGCGGGCCCGATCAGGCTCCGGGCGCCCGACGGGCCGAGCCGTCGTTCTGGATGACAGTGCTCAACGCCGACTGA
- a CDS encoding NYN domain-containing protein — translation MTSRTPLLIVDAMNVIGTRPDGWWRDPNAAKCRLVGRLQRLAAARPERIEVVIDGRPVREMPAGEYDGVLVRYTGHSAPNAADDQIVALVSARPEDVTVVTSDRELRRRVEALGARVEGATWLLDLIDQAEHPGHLPEP, via the coding sequence ATGACATCGAGGACCCCGCTCCTGATCGTCGATGCCATGAATGTCATCGGCACGCGGCCGGACGGGTGGTGGCGCGATCCGAATGCCGCGAAGTGCCGTCTTGTGGGTCGCTTGCAACGTCTGGCGGCCGCGCGTCCCGAACGGATCGAGGTCGTCATCGACGGCCGTCCCGTCCGGGAAATGCCGGCAGGGGAGTACGACGGCGTCCTGGTGCGTTACACGGGGCATTCGGCGCCCAACGCGGCCGACGATCAGATTGTCGCGCTGGTCTCCGCCCGACCTGAGGATGTCACGGTGGTCACCTCCGACCGGGAACTCCGGAGGAGGGTCGAGGCCCTTGGGGCTCGGGTCGAGGGAGCGACCTGGCTCCTGGACCTCATCGATCAGGCCGAGCACCCGGGACATTTGCCCGAGCCATGA
- a CDS encoding REP-associated tyrosine transposase — MASRRIYDRDRHAHFVTFSCYRRRRFLDHDRPKRIVLGVLASQLSLQHGRCVGFVVMPDHVHAILWFPQDDQLSHFMKQWKQRSSVQIKRFLREGAMAYARTFDLSEPIWQPRYYDFNLYSEHKFEEKLAYMHQNPARAGLVARPCDWPWSSARYYEQGRGVGVPVGWLD, encoded by the coding sequence ATGGCCTCCAGGCGTATCTACGACCGCGACAGGCATGCCCACTTCGTGACCTTCTCGTGCTATCGACGCCGTCGGTTTCTCGACCACGACCGGCCCAAGCGGATCGTCCTCGGGGTCCTCGCCTCGCAACTGTCATTGCAGCACGGCCGCTGTGTCGGCTTCGTCGTCATGCCCGACCACGTGCACGCGATCCTCTGGTTCCCGCAGGACGACCAGCTTTCCCACTTCATGAAGCAGTGGAAGCAACGCAGTTCCGTACAGATCAAGCGATTCCTGCGCGAAGGGGCGATGGCATATGCCCGGACCTTCGACCTGTCGGAGCCGATCTGGCAACCCCGCTACTACGACTTCAACCTCTACTCGGAGCACAAGTTCGAGGAGAAGCTCGCCTACATGCACCAGAACCCGGCACGGGCCGGCTTGGTCGCCCGCCCGTGCGATTGGCCCTGGAGTTCGGCGCGATACTATGAGCAAGGGCGGGGCGTCGGCGTGCCTGTCGGATGGCTCGACTGA
- a CDS encoding 4Fe-4S dicluster domain-containing protein, producing MVKIRRAYEALALGLFLFFLLITDLRFLKGWPVSWFLEASPLVAVATALTTHTIYRNLFWGLVILGITMMLGRVWCNWMCPFGILHHLFGNIGNRRNTKQMIEVNRYRRIYAIKYYILAAMIAMAALWIVPALYNAPGKIAEAYDEAALARAAEGDSVTTFSQVFGLSSWMIGLGLVALGGYAVLRALGIFGPGRLARVPISGALLGVIVLGLGIGIVRAGVPETLSAVGDGLGRSVEASRRGNSTLQIGLLDPIALTVRSMTTSVLPSVDKATEGVYTETREYWFAWVVGLIFLGFLVANWFIPRFFCRAVCPLGALLGVFSRFSLWRIDRDPVRCTDCDLCLKSCEGASDPHTDLRKSECFVCFNCIEDCPHDALQFRFLPRKASEVTGPALNRRSLMLAGVFGVLFFPMARLSGGVKKNFDRRVIRPPGSVAEDEFLRRCIKCDQCIRVCPTNVLQPALFEAGIEGLWTPIMISKMGWCELNCTLCSQVCPTGAIRELSIAEKLGVGPFEAQGPIKTGTAFYNRGRCLPWAMDVECVVCEEVCPTSPKAIFTRNVEVTDRWGGTLELKRPFIDPEKCIGCGICEHECPVKDDPAVYVTAIGETRDKERSLLLSLVEDPSLADQLMA from the coding sequence ATGGTCAAGATCCGTCGCGCCTACGAGGCGCTCGCCCTCGGACTCTTCCTGTTCTTCTTGTTGATCACGGACCTGCGCTTTCTCAAGGGGTGGCCGGTCTCGTGGTTCCTGGAAGCGTCTCCGCTGGTGGCAGTGGCCACGGCCCTGACGACGCACACAATCTACCGGAACCTGTTCTGGGGCCTCGTGATCCTCGGCATCACGATGATGCTCGGCCGGGTCTGGTGCAACTGGATGTGTCCGTTCGGCATCCTGCACCACCTGTTCGGCAACATCGGCAATCGTCGCAACACGAAGCAGATGATCGAGGTCAACCGCTACCGACGAATCTATGCCATCAAGTACTACATCCTGGCGGCGATGATCGCCATGGCCGCCCTCTGGATCGTCCCCGCCCTCTACAACGCTCCCGGCAAGATCGCCGAGGCGTACGATGAGGCCGCCCTCGCCCGCGCGGCCGAGGGCGACTCGGTGACGACCTTCAGCCAGGTCTTCGGCCTCTCGTCGTGGATGATCGGCCTGGGCCTGGTCGCACTCGGCGGTTACGCGGTCCTGCGAGCCCTGGGCATCTTCGGCCCGGGCCGGCTGGCCAGGGTGCCGATCTCGGGGGCCTTGCTCGGGGTGATCGTCCTGGGCCTTGGCATCGGCATCGTCCGTGCGGGCGTCCCGGAAACGCTTTCGGCCGTGGGAGATGGCCTCGGTCGATCGGTCGAGGCCTCGCGCCGGGGCAATTCGACGCTCCAGATCGGCCTGCTCGACCCGATCGCCCTGACCGTCCGATCCATGACGACCAGTGTCCTCCCCTCGGTCGACAAGGCGACCGAAGGGGTCTACACCGAGACCCGCGAATACTGGTTCGCCTGGGTCGTCGGCCTGATCTTCCTCGGCTTCCTCGTTGCCAACTGGTTCATCCCGCGCTTCTTCTGCCGGGCGGTCTGTCCGCTCGGGGCCTTGCTCGGCGTCTTCAGTCGGTTCTCGCTCTGGCGGATCGACCGCGACCCGGTCCGCTGTACCGACTGCGACCTCTGCCTCAAGAGTTGCGAAGGGGCCTCCGACCCCCACACCGACCTGCGCAAGTCCGAATGCTTCGTCTGCTTCAACTGCATCGAGGACTGCCCGCACGACGCGCTCCAGTTCCGCTTCCTCCCGCGCAAGGCGAGCGAAGTCACCGGCCCGGCCCTCAATCGCCGATCCTTGATGCTCGCCGGGGTTTTCGGCGTCCTCTTCTTCCCGATGGCCCGGCTCTCCGGCGGCGTGAAGAAGAACTTCGACCGCCGCGTGATCCGCCCCCCCGGCTCCGTCGCCGAGGACGAATTCCTCCGCCGTTGCATCAAGTGCGACCAGTGCATCCGGGTCTGCCCGACCAACGTCCTGCAACCGGCCCTGTTCGAGGCGGGGATCGAGGGGCTCTGGACCCCGATCATGATCTCCAAGATGGGCTGGTGCGAGCTGAACTGCACCCTCTGTAGCCAGGTCTGCCCGACCGGCGCCATCCGCGAGCTCTCGATCGCCGAGAAGCTCGGCGTCGGCCCGTTCGAGGCCCAGGGGCCGATCAAGACCGGCACCGCCTTCTACAACCGCGGCCGCTGCCTCCCCTGGGCGATGGACGTCGAGTGCGTCGTCTGCGAGGAAGTCTGCCCGACCAGCCCGAAGGCCATCTTCACCCGCAACGTCGAGGTCACCGACCGCTGGGGCGGCACCCTCGAACTGAAGCGTCCCTTCATCGACCCCGAGAAGTGCATCGGCTGCGGCATCTGCGAGCACGAGTGCCCCGTCAAGGACGATCCCGCCGTCTACGTCACCGCCATCGGCGAGACGCGCGACAAGGAACGCTCCCTGCTCCTCTCGCTCGTCGAAGACCCCAGCCTCGCCGATCAGCTCATGGCCTGA
- a CDS encoding DUF362 domain-containing protein, translating to MGEKLTRTQQKNLERLGGVNPAEAPIPRRQFLTQVGVGAAAVGAAAGVGVAITDPWGMKGVEPPPPVRLKDYSVALAPSRPSLVVVRATPPDRSAFDSPDAEYAAREEQALTMVRSAMQEMGGVEQFIQKGDVVVIKPNVAFDKNPDLGATSQPDTVSAVVKLCFAAGARKVIVCDNPINNPESCFFKTRVGDAAQRAGATLMLPKSSYFEPLYVGGETIKDTWSMFYAPFKEATKVIGISPVKDHNLCKATICLKNWYGLLGNPRNQFHQDIHGIISDFAKMMKPTLVIADGRKLLMRNGPTGGSLNDVKQSDAIVVGTDHVAVDSWCVSKLLEKQRHEILYLDKAIDRGLASDWRPQWTREITVT from the coding sequence ATGGGCGAGAAGCTGACCCGGACCCAGCAGAAGAACCTGGAGCGGCTTGGAGGGGTTAACCCCGCCGAAGCCCCCATTCCTCGACGGCAGTTCCTGACCCAGGTCGGCGTCGGCGCCGCCGCCGTGGGCGCGGCCGCTGGGGTGGGCGTGGCAATCACCGACCCCTGGGGCATGAAGGGGGTCGAACCACCTCCCCCAGTGCGGTTGAAGGACTACTCAGTCGCGCTCGCTCCCAGTCGGCCGAGCCTCGTCGTCGTCCGCGCGACCCCTCCCGACCGCTCGGCCTTCGACTCGCCCGACGCCGAATACGCCGCCCGAGAGGAACAGGCCCTTACCATGGTCCGCTCGGCCATGCAGGAGATGGGCGGCGTCGAGCAGTTCATCCAGAAGGGGGACGTGGTCGTCATCAAGCCGAACGTCGCCTTCGACAAGAACCCGGACCTCGGCGCCACCAGCCAGCCCGATACCGTCTCGGCCGTCGTCAAGCTCTGCTTCGCGGCCGGTGCCCGCAAGGTGATCGTCTGCGACAACCCGATCAACAACCCCGAGAGCTGTTTCTTCAAGACCCGCGTTGGTGACGCCGCCCAGCGCGCCGGGGCCACCTTGATGCTGCCGAAGTCCAGCTACTTCGAGCCCCTCTACGTCGGCGGCGAGACGATCAAGGACACCTGGAGCATGTTCTACGCCCCCTTCAAGGAGGCGACGAAGGTCATCGGCATCAGCCCGGTCAAGGACCACAACCTCTGCAAGGCGACCATCTGCCTGAAGAACTGGTACGGCCTGCTCGGCAACCCTCGCAACCAGTTCCACCAGGACATTCACGGCATCATCTCCGACTTCGCCAAGATGATGAAGCCGACCCTCGTGATCGCCGACGGCCGCAAGCTCCTCATGCGCAACGGCCCGACCGGCGGCAGCCTCAACGACGTGAAGCAGTCCGACGCCATCGTCGTCGGCACCGATCACGTGGCCGTCGACAGCTGGTGCGTCTCCAAGCTCCTCGAGAAGCAAAGGCACGAGATCCTCTACCTCGACAAGGCCATCGACCGCGGCCTCGCCTCCGACTGGCGGCCCCAGTGGACCCGCGAGATTACGGTGACCTGA
- a CDS encoding DUF6599 family protein encodes MEPTTSSPLNFLQDWFLADPLRGLAALACVIALATTPIAFAVLGRTEYLHTRRGRVYRKPEWWSVVCGMALVMGVPGIILVLLVKSQYFDEDRYAFDPNRSWSVAEQGRQFRNAEQLAAAAEQEYERLQNERRLISDGIKALDQAMITLRSAAAVAPPTAEAMPEVLERLAIIRKAVGVDAPQQLLDETAPPIEIARSGTPNFPYPFMMPPGADWNAMTSGAPAAAAPPGPGLTPAEREAELAQVPDEQRSLAALLPLSNLPEGWEIGDSGGRALESFNAGNLYEKIDGRAESFVQYDVVGMAYTFYHPEGNPANEVQLYIFEMDSPLKALGKYGTEKPEEADPLQLGSAGYASGASVFFHAKSYYVQVVPTSESDEFREFALAIARRISNDILPGSAPEPEAEGDTAIASADPEEMPDAEAASSETEEADPTALFALLPDGPGRSNEQYLAQDAFGYAFLSDVFMAAYAEGDLTWQAFIRPYATPERAQEIFDLYRADAESFDAKITEVETEVADAMFIAENFGLIEIIFRKGNAVGGLNDSTDLNAAQAFIDGFAASLPETVPHFDEGE; translated from the coding sequence ATGGAACCGACCACGTCCAGCCCCTTGAATTTCCTTCAGGACTGGTTCCTGGCCGATCCGCTTCGAGGCCTGGCCGCCCTGGCCTGCGTGATCGCCCTGGCAACCACGCCCATCGCCTTTGCGGTTCTCGGCCGGACCGAGTACCTCCACACCCGGAGGGGCCGGGTCTACCGCAAGCCCGAATGGTGGTCGGTCGTCTGTGGCATGGCCCTGGTGATGGGCGTTCCCGGCATCATTCTTGTCTTGCTGGTTAAGAGCCAGTACTTCGACGAAGACCGCTACGCCTTCGACCCGAACCGCTCATGGTCGGTCGCCGAGCAAGGACGCCAGTTCCGCAACGCTGAGCAACTGGCCGCCGCCGCCGAGCAGGAATACGAACGGCTCCAGAACGAGCGTCGGCTCATCAGCGACGGGATCAAGGCACTCGACCAGGCGATGATCACTCTCCGGTCGGCCGCCGCCGTCGCCCCCCCGACCGCCGAGGCCATGCCCGAGGTCCTGGAGCGGCTGGCGATCATCCGGAAAGCCGTCGGGGTCGACGCCCCCCAGCAGTTGCTCGACGAGACCGCCCCGCCCATCGAGATCGCCCGCTCGGGCACCCCGAATTTCCCCTATCCCTTCATGATGCCTCCGGGAGCAGACTGGAATGCCATGACCTCCGGAGCCCCTGCCGCTGCCGCACCGCCCGGCCCCGGCCTGACTCCGGCCGAGCGCGAGGCCGAACTCGCCCAGGTGCCCGACGAGCAGCGGTCGCTCGCCGCCCTGCTCCCCCTGAGCAACCTGCCCGAGGGCTGGGAGATCGGCGACTCCGGCGGCCGAGCCCTCGAATCCTTCAACGCCGGCAACCTCTACGAGAAGATCGACGGCCGCGCCGAGAGCTTCGTGCAGTACGACGTGGTCGGCATGGCCTACACCTTCTATCACCCCGAAGGCAACCCCGCCAACGAGGTCCAGCTCTACATCTTCGAGATGGACAGCCCCCTGAAGGCCCTCGGAAAGTACGGCACCGAGAAGCCCGAGGAGGCCGACCCGTTGCAACTCGGCAGCGCCGGCTATGCCTCCGGGGCCAGCGTCTTCTTCCACGCCAAGTCCTATTACGTCCAGGTCGTGCCGACCTCCGAGTCCGACGAGTTCCGCGAGTTCGCCCTCGCGATCGCCCGGCGCATCTCGAACGACATCCTCCCCGGCTCGGCCCCCGAACCCGAGGCCGAGGGCGACACCGCGATCGCCTCGGCCGATCCCGAGGAGATGCCCGACGCCGAGGCCGCGTCCTCCGAAACCGAGGAGGCCGACCCCACCGCCCTGTTCGCCCTCCTTCCCGATGGCCCCGGCCGCTCCAACGAGCAATATCTCGCCCAGGATGCCTTCGGCTACGCCTTCCTCTCCGATGTCTTCATGGCCGCCTACGCCGAGGGCGATCTGACCTGGCAGGCGTTCATCCGGCCCTACGCCACTCCCGAGCGAGCCCAGGAGATCTTCGACCTCTATCGGGCCGATGCCGAATCGTTCGACGCCAAAATTACCGAGGTCGAGACCGAAGTCGCCGATGCCATGTTCATCGCCGAGAATTTCGGCCTGATCGAAATCATCTTCCGGAAGGGCAACGCCGTCGGCGGCCTGAACGATTCCACCGATCTCAACGCTGCCCAGGCCTTCATTGACGGCTTCGCCGCCTCGCTCCCCGAGACGGTCCCTCACTTCGACGAGGGCGAATGA
- the ftsY gene encoding signal recognition particle-docking protein FtsY — translation MAFTDLLIRFKKGLARTAKLFDVRSWFGRKVDQDFLDELEAKLIRADVGVKATEILIDRVREAFADKTADEDLLTFLKAEMKTLLQDPKAGELSRAATNPTVILVAGVNGSGKTTSIAKLSQFLKDQGHSIVLAACDTFRAAAADQLAIWADRAGAELVRGNQGADPASVAHDACDRALARKTDFLIVDTAGRLHTQTHLMRELEKVRGIIARKISGAPHEALLVLDATNGQNALQQAKMFSQSIACTGVILTKLDGTAKGGIVVAVRQQTGLPVKFVGVGEGIDDLQPFDPDAFVESLFS, via the coding sequence ATGGCCTTCACAGATCTCCTCATTCGCTTCAAAAAAGGGCTGGCCCGCACCGCCAAGCTGTTCGACGTCCGCTCCTGGTTCGGCCGCAAGGTCGATCAGGACTTCCTCGACGAGCTGGAAGCCAAGCTCATCCGGGCCGATGTCGGGGTCAAGGCGACCGAGATCCTCATCGATCGCGTCCGCGAGGCCTTCGCCGACAAGACGGCCGACGAGGATCTGCTCACCTTCCTCAAGGCCGAGATGAAGACCTTACTCCAAGATCCCAAGGCCGGCGAGCTGAGCCGGGCCGCCACCAACCCGACGGTCATCCTTGTCGCCGGGGTCAATGGCTCGGGCAAGACCACCTCGATCGCCAAGCTCTCGCAGTTCTTGAAGGACCAGGGGCATTCGATCGTCCTGGCCGCCTGCGACACCTTCCGCGCTGCCGCGGCCGACCAGCTCGCCATCTGGGCCGATCGCGCCGGGGCCGAGCTGGTCCGCGGCAATCAGGGGGCCGATCCCGCCAGCGTCGCCCACGACGCCTGTGACCGTGCCCTGGCCCGCAAGACCGACTTCCTCATCGTCGACACCGCCGGCCGCCTGCACACCCAGACCCACCTGATGCGAGAACTGGAGAAGGTCCGCGGCATCATCGCCCGCAAGATCTCCGGCGCCCCTCACGAGGCCCTGCTCGTGCTCGACGCCACCAACGGCCAGAACGCCCTGCAACAGGCCAAGATGTTCTCTCAGTCGATCGCTTGCACCGGCGTGATCCTCACGAAGCTCGACGGCACCGCCAAGGGGGGCATCGTCGTTGCCGTCCGCCAGCAGACCGGCCTGCCCGTCAAGTTCGTGGGCGTCGGCGAGGGGATCGACGACTTGCAGCCGTTCGACCCGGATGCCTTTGTCGAGTCCCTCTTTTCCTGA
- a CDS encoding O-acetyl-ADP-ribose deacetylase, translating into MPTDPILDRIRVVQGDITSLTVDAIVNAAKESLLGGGGVDGAIHRAAGPELLAECRTIGGCPTGQARMTQGYQLPAAHVIHTVGPVYQGGDQGEAALLRSCYVESLTLAHQHGIESIAFPCISTGTYGYPKAEAATIAVDAVRLWLHVHDSPREITFCVFGNDDLALYRAELGLDDNGPATSEPIRVQ; encoded by the coding sequence ATGCCAACCGACCCGATCCTCGATCGTATCCGAGTCGTTCAGGGTGACATCACCTCGCTCACTGTCGACGCCATCGTCAATGCCGCCAAGGAGAGTTTGCTCGGCGGTGGCGGGGTCGACGGGGCGATCCATCGCGCCGCCGGACCTGAGCTGCTGGCCGAATGCCGAACCATTGGCGGCTGCCCAACCGGACAGGCTCGGATGACGCAGGGCTATCAACTCCCGGCCGCTCATGTCATCCACACCGTCGGCCCGGTCTATCAGGGGGGGGATCAGGGAGAAGCCGCCCTGCTCCGCTCCTGCTATGTCGAGTCGTTGACTCTCGCGCATCAGCACGGCATCGAGTCAATCGCCTTCCCCTGCATCTCGACCGGCACCTACGGCTACCCGAAGGCCGAGGCCGCGACGATCGCCGTCGATGCCGTCCGCCTCTGGCTCCATGTGCATGACTCGCCCCGGGAGATCACCTTCTGCGTCTTCGGCAACGACGATCTCGCCCTCTATCGGGCGGAACTGGGCCTCGACGACAACGGCCCGGCGACTTCGGAGCCGATTCGCGTACAATAA
- a CDS encoding PHP domain-containing protein yields MSWRRPRPRPTHRADRGADLHVHTTHSDGSCTPGDVVRAAATVGLSALAITDHDTLSALAVAQPEADRLGIEVVAGIELSATDHGREVHILGHFVNPDDSDLLAAADALRRNRQSRFEQMIARLTECGLRVDPESLRRSYPRAALGRKHLADYLVRTGQVATHRQVFARYLGDDGPATVPKQGPTVSEAITLIRKAGGVAGLPHPPYDLSMERLASYRDAGLGALEVDGPGVDNRRSRRWREIANRFDLVPIAGSDFHAPDRAGRWVGAIATPADDLNRLRQRAGHS; encoded by the coding sequence ATGAGCTGGCGAAGGCCCCGTCCCCGACCGACGCATCGGGCCGATCGCGGGGCCGACCTCCATGTTCACACGACCCACTCCGACGGCTCTTGTACGCCGGGAGACGTGGTCCGGGCCGCGGCAACCGTTGGCCTTTCCGCGCTGGCCATCACCGATCACGACACGCTCTCGGCCCTCGCCGTCGCTCAGCCCGAGGCCGATCGGCTCGGCATCGAGGTGGTTGCCGGGATCGAACTGAGTGCCACCGACCACGGTCGCGAGGTCCACATTCTCGGCCACTTCGTCAATCCCGACGATTCCGACCTGCTGGCCGCAGCCGATGCCTTGCGACGCAATCGCCAAAGCCGCTTCGAACAGATGATCGCTCGGCTGACCGAGTGTGGTCTGCGGGTCGATCCCGAGTCGCTCCGCCGTTCGTATCCTCGGGCGGCCCTCGGTCGAAAACATCTGGCGGATTACCTCGTCAGGACTGGTCAGGTCGCCACCCATCGCCAGGTCTTCGCTCGATATCTCGGAGACGACGGCCCGGCCACCGTGCCCAAGCAGGGTCCAACCGTGTCCGAGGCCATCACCCTGATCCGAAAGGCCGGCGGCGTTGCGGGCTTACCGCACCCACCTTATGATCTGTCGATGGAGCGATTGGCCTCGTATCGGGACGCCGGCCTTGGCGCTCTGGAGGTTGATGGCCCCGGGGTCGACAACCGACGCTCGCGTCGCTGGCGGGAGATCGCCAACCGCTTCGACCTCGTTCCGATCGCCGGCTCCGACTTTCATGCTCCCGACCGGGCCGGCCGCTGGGTCGGGGCTATCGCAACCCCTGCGGATGACCTGAACCGGCTTCGTCAGCGGGCGGGGCACTCGTAA